The sequence ggccgattcactcgcaccagcatccctcaacggccctatcatatctgttttgccgacatcagcttatgtcaccgagGCTAGGTGCAGAAATTTCGCTACatctcaaaactctgcaacatccatactaacaacttcttctgatttccaccatcttggcttcccatggaataataattggtgtccttcaagacaattggaagtttcttttacaaaattgagatgccgtatacctcctctaaatttttacttacacaggtctggtctggctatgtcccctctatgtcctttttgcagtgcacctgaaactatcgaacattattttctctcctgccgccgctttataagacaaagaaaattattagtacactcattcaccaaacttgggctatcgctaacctcgccaaccattctttcttttggtgcgacctcactgggatccagcacagggatgcttttcttgcaatttacaattttattagggatacaaaaagagtaccttgctgactttctaaaattaacaatattttctattatttaatttatttacgttaacttattttatcaaaattcttcacaatattttcatcacaagtctaaattacagttctagtctcacgctccacaatttaaatctagtttggctttacatctaagcatacgaaaaaccgcctgcttcttggccaatcccccatagtggtatatgcgccactgtctgggacacaagacaagacaagctggcgatgatgaggatgatgaaccTCTGTCATGGCTCGCACCCACTAAGAGGGATAGGCCAAGAACCGGGCGGCAGGAGGTAGCTAAAGGAAATTTTCATTTGAAAATGATAAATGCAAATTAAAGGAAATACAAAACAGGAGATAATGGAATAACTGGCGATGCGTCCGCACCATTCCATGCCCACGTCAGCACTGACAGCCCTTGTTTCTGAACACTGGCGCATAAACACTGttggggggattggccaagaagcagacGGTTTCCAGTATGTTTAGAAGTGAAACGAAACTAAGTCTGAATGGTAGAGCGCGTGATTAAAGAAATGTGATTCAGaagttaaaaatatatatattgttaggAATTTTGAGATAAAATAATTTAACATAAAGAAGTAACAGCTCATCTCCCCTCGGCCGTTTTTTCTGCCTCTTCCCCGAAGTTTCACGTTCCTTCTCTCGAAATGGCTCCTTTGTCTTTTCTCCTTTGCCTTTGTACATTCCTTCTTTTTGCCGACCGGCGTCTTCATCTTGTTCTCGCAAGACGCACGCGGCTTGCTTGTCACTCACGACAATCACTATATTTTATTGAAGGGACTGCCTAAACGAAAGTACTTAGTCCGCGCTTTGAAACACCCGCATAGTATTTATGATCTTATTGTGTGCCTGTCGGTCCAACTCGCGGTGCAGGACCGCCAGCACGTCAGGAGGGCAGCAGCGTCAGGTTGGAAGGCGTGGTGCGGCTCCAGGAAGGTGCGGCGGTGGACCAGGCCGCGTAGAGAAAGGCTTCACGTGCCACCCGCTTGGGCCGTAGCTGGTACGCGGCCAACACGAGCAGCATGAGCATGCAGGCGACGCCCACCAGCACCCAGAACAGCTGGCGCCTCCACCAGACCGTCGGCCGACGCTGGTGCGATGACGCCTCGCGCATGCTCACCCCCGCGTGGTCTTCGCGGCGCTCATCCAGGGTGTCCAGTTGCCGCTGGAAGACCTACGCACGCCGCGGCGACGGGCAAGTCTGTCAGCGTTGGAACCAGTGCGTTTCTGTCGCGTGTTACCGTAGAGAAAAGTGTTACTTTCGCGCCTGTTTTCTATATATCAGCGCAAGAACGCACGCCACAAACTGCATGTTGAATCGTCGCCAAAGGTTCCCGCAGTGTCGAGAGCACGCACCCGAAAATGACATAGAGCGGTATGAATAAGATATTGCCTCTAACTTTTAGCCTGTATTGACTGCGGACGGACTCGTTTAAGCCTCttttctaaaaattaaattatggggtcttacgtgccaaaaccactttctgattatgaggcatgccgtagtggaagactccggaaatttcgaccacctggggttctttaacgtgcacctaacgctaagtacacgggtattttagcgcatttcgcctccatcgaagtgcggccgccgtggccgggattcgatcccgcgacctcgtgcagcccaacacgatagccactgagcaactacggcgggttaaAGTCTGTTTTCTGCTTTGTTACACCAGTTGCAGGGGCAAAAGAAATCAACTTTCGTGATACCCAGTTACAAAAGCTTTGCCGAAAGATGGCTTACTGACATGGTTCCAACCAGTGGCGCAGAAGCGGGAGCTAAGCAAGCTGAAGGTCGCCGCATCACGTCTGCTTGTTGACGTATCGCTCACTACGTGCAAGCAATGCTTGAACGCGACGAATATGTTCGGGTATTAGCGTACTTCCTATACAGAATCGTATCTTTTTACCCCTGATGCAGCCACCAAAATATCCGGCTAAGCCAGACAAATATCACCGCTTATCTTCAGAAACCATGTCGCCGCGCCAAGCATCCCAGCAGTTGTGAACACTCTCGCGAAAACCCGCCACCGTTCGTTTCTTGACAGCTGAGCTTCCTTGCGTACTGAAGAGCACATGAAACTGAGGCGCGCTCTGATGTCGCACTCATCCTTGTGCCGTGTTTCGCCACGCATTTCGTCTCTATTCCTTTGTACTATTGCTTCCCGGCGCTTACTATGTTTAGGTTGCACATCGTAAAGCCCAAAGTCTTACCGCGACTTCCCAAGCTGGATCCATGCCTCAGTCTTTTTCTGAATGTAGACAGGGCCGTTCTCAGACACTGCGCGTGCTTCTCCTCAACTTCTTCTTTGCTGAATTCACCTTACACGACAATAGAATGAAAATTGGCCGAGTGGTTGAACGCTCACGACGGTGGTATGTTTTAGCACGAATATATTTGGTTAGTCAGGTTAGTCAGTTtgtgtgtggggggtgggggtgcaCCGCCATTATAACCAGGTTAGAGCTGCAAAGGAGTACTGTTGCATTGTTCATCTTAACCAACCAGTGCTAATTATGC comes from Dermacentor andersoni chromosome 9, qqDerAnde1_hic_scaffold, whole genome shotgun sequence and encodes:
- the LOC129383981 gene encoding uncharacterized protein; this encodes MDPAWEVAVFQRQLDTLDERREDHAGVSMREASSHQRRPTVWWRRQLFWVLVGVACMLMLLVLAAYQLRPKRVAREAFLYAAWSTAAPSWSRTTPSNLTLLPS